TTGGAGTACTGTGGCTATTTGCTCAGTTACCAGATCTCTTAAGAGAGATCTTAGGTTCAATCTTGAAGGATAACGAAGGCGCTCTCTTGAATTTAGACCAAGAACAACCAGCCTTGCGCTTTTTTGTTGGGTAAGCCAAACCAAGAAACTTGAGCAAATCATACGTGTGATTATTATACATTAGTCAGATTATGCTTAACCatggtccttttttttttgtagtggctATGTATTTGCTGTGAGTGTCCATAGagttcagcttcttcttcaagtccTTAGCGTAAGGCGATTCCATcaccagcagcaacaacagcagcaaAACGGTTCTTCTGCTGCTGCTCAAGAGGAGTTAACCCAGTCAGAGATTGGAGAAATCTGTGACTATTTCAGCCGCCGTGTTGCATCAGAACCTTACGATGCTTCAAGAGTTGCCTCTTTTATAACACTGCTCACATTACCCATATCGGTCTTAAGAGAGTTTCTGAAACTGATAGCTTGGAAAAAAGGATTATCTCAATCACAACAAGCTGGAGAGATTGCACCTGCACAGAGGCCTCGAATCGAGCTATGTCTAGAGAATCATTCCGGTACAGATTTAGACAACAATTGTGCAGCTAAAAGCAATATCCATTATGACCGGCCACACAACACGGTTGACTTTGCGTTGACGGTCGTTCTTGATCCTGCGCTGATACCCCATATAAACGCAGCTGGAGGAGCAGCGTGGTTACCTTACTGTGTATCGGTTAGGTTAAGATACACATTTGGCGAAAACTCTAGTTTGACGTTTCTTGGAATGGAGGGAAGTCATGGAGGTCGAGCTTGTTGGCAACGAGTTGATGATTGGGAGAAATGTAAACAGAGAGTGAGTCGTACAGTGGAAGTCAATGGTTCAGCTGCAGGAGATTTGACACAAGGAAAACTCAAGTTGATTGCAGATAGTGTCCAGAGAACATTGCATCTATGTCTTCAAGTTCTCAGAGATGGTAACAATAACAACACTCTTCAAAAGGAATTTACCATATAGAGGAGTAAAATTCTTGTCAGTTTTGGGAAATTTTTATATCTTAATCTGTACATACGTAATATGCTgacttgtttttggttttttcttctaTTGGAACTTAGAAACatgttgtagcctttgaatttTCCAGTATGAAGAGGTTTTGTCTCAATGtgtttgttaccaatcaaagacaaaaagagagaaattattGATTTGACAAAGCAGGTTCACAAATAATAACGATCTTAAGTTCAGAAGATGAAGTTCAAGTATGTGACAATAAGTATTAACATTAGATACGGCTTCTTGAGTTTACCACTTTTCCTTCGCTAACTTCATCTTCAAATACAGAACTTTTTTATAGATATTGTTGTCAGCACTGTCTGTGAATTGACTGATGATAAGGTTGATCCAAATGAAGCGATATCTCTTTCAAGGAGGATGATTGTTTTATCCACACACAGTAAGCCAACCAGCACCGGCGTTTGTTCTCGTGGGAGCTTTCAACTGCGAAATCACGCTCTACTTTGTGTCGATAAAGATCCTCTCTGATGCATGCTCTCTCAGATGCTTAGATGGCTAATTGATCTACTTTACCAACAAGTCCAAGAGATCCAATTTTTTGACTTCATTTCATCATGCAGATGCTGCAATATTCCTTTTATCTCCAACCACCTTGGATGGTTTTGCTTCTCTGCAGCCACAAAGCTATGAATTCCACCTACTCCAACTACACTACTATATCCTGCACTCTTCTTTACTCCGCGACTCTCCATTGCTTCTCTTGTTTTGTCTGAATATCCCCATCTTCCAACGGTTGCATATAAATTTGACAACAAAACGTATCCGCCTTCTTTTTCAGGTTCCAACTTAAGCAATTCTGTTAAAGCCATCTCTGCGGTTTCAATGTCTTCACCTCCCCGACAAGCGCTTAAGATTGATCCCCACATTGACTGACTTGGTCTCATTGGCATCTTCTTTTGCATTAAGTCTTTAGCTTCCTCTACTCTCCCTGCCCTACACAACAGATCCACAAGGCTTCCGTAATGCTCAGTTTCAGGGTCAAAGCCGAACTTCTCCTTCATGTGGTTGAAAACGTGTAGCCCTTCCTCCACGAGTCCACCATGACTGCAAGCTGTTAGGACAGCGAGCAGAGTGACTTTGTTTGGCATCACGCCTTCTTCTTGCATTCTTTTGAATAATTGCAGAGCTTGCTGGCCATTTCCATGGAAGGCTAACCCAGTAATCATTGATGTCCATAGCGCGACATCTTTCTCGGTAGCTGTCTTGAAAACCATGAAAGCCTGCTCAATGATACCACATTTGCAGTACATATCTATCAGAGCCGAACTCAGAAAGGCATCACCTTTCAGTTGCAGACGGATCACTAATCCATGCACCCATCTTCCAAGGCTCAAATCTCCATTGTTTGCTGCACCACTTATCAAACTAACCATTGTGACACGGTCTGGTTTGACCTTCTCTGCAACCATCATTTCATAGAACAATCCTCTAACGGCTCTCTGCTCACATCCCTTGTCCGAGTAACCAAAAAGCAGAGTATTCCAAGAAACAAGATCCCTTTTAGGCATCTGATCAAAAACAGCCTGAGCAGCTTCCATGTCTCCAAGCCTAACAAACCCACCAACCATGGTGTTCCAAGAACGCATGTCTTTCTTAATCATCGCATCAAAAGCTCTTTTAGCAAGACCAGGTTCTTTGCATTTGAAGTACATGTCTAAAAGAGCATTGCTCAGAATCAAATTAGACGAATGACATGGTCTCCTCCTCTCAATCCAACCATGAACTCCCTTCCCAAGCCTAATATCTGATAAATGACCAGAACAAACAAGAAGCCCCAACACTGCGTACTCATCAGGTTCAATACCATCACCAACCATCTTATAATAAAGTTCCAGCGCCTCTAAACTAAAACCCTTCTTGGCATAACCAACAATCATAACGTTAAAAGAGCTGACATCTGGTTCAGGCATTATATCAAACACCTTCTCTGCAAAACCCAAACTCCCCAACTCCATGTATAACTTAACCAGAGAATTCCACAGGTAATTCCCAAGAGACAAACACCCAGAAACAATGATATGACAATGGATCTGCTTCACTTCCGACAGAAAGCTCGAAGCTTTCATGACGTAGAGAAATGTGTGCCTGTCCGGAGTAACACAGTCCCTAATCATAGAACCATACAGACCAAAGCATTCCTTTTTGGAGCTCGAAACAGCAGAGATCATTGTGttgtaaacaaaaacatttgggTTTGGAGTGAAATTAAGAAACAGAAGCTTCGCCAAGTCAATGTTCTCTGGATATGTGATCGCCGAGAACAAGATAAGACGGCTCATTGGAAACGTATCGCCGATGAGATTGAAACGCATGATCTGTGCCAAAACCTGCTTGAACTGATTCCTTGAATTGCAATTCTCGAGCAGAACAAGAGATTGGTGATTGAACTGAAGGCATTGAACTGGATCCCATGTCTTCTTGCTCCCTGTCTCTGTCGCAAACAATCGAATTACCCGACGACACAACATAGCAGAGCTTATGGTCTAACGAACATTTCAAGTGtagtcttatttatatttttagttttatggtCTTACAAAGTTATACAATTACTAAATGAATAGGTTATGTCTGCTTCTGATTCATCACAGTTCACAGACATCAAAAACAATAACAGAACATGTTCACTTAATGACCAGAAGAAGTATGAGAAGATCTCTGTAAAACATTGAGTAAAGGGAAAGTCCTATGCAATCTCTTGAACGAGTAGTCAGAAATGGCATCGATTCGAACAAGATCATTAGCTAACTCCATTGCTTCTGCTCTGTAACCAGCAAATCCAATGCCTTCAATAAGCACAGTATAAGTACTTTCGTTAGGCTTACATCCATTTCTCACCATTGATTCCAAAACATCGATGGCGTCAACGATCCTATGAGTTTTACAGAATCCCAAAAGCACAATGTTGTACGTAACAACCGATGGTTGAAACTCACAGCTTCTCATATCAACCAATAAATCATAAGCTTCATCAACCATCCCTTCTCTGCATAGACACGAGATCATCGAGTTGTATGTGATCTCATCGGGATCAATCCCGTGAGTTACCATCTCTGATATCATATGTAACGCCCTGATCTTATCTCCGCTGCTCCATAACGCACTGAACATGGTGTTGTAAGAGCTTGAGTTCGGTGAGCAGCCTACTTCTCCTAGCTTCCCGAAAATCTCCAACGCTTGATCAGCTTTCCCGTTCTTGCACAACGTAGCTAAAACCGTGTTGTAGTTAACTATGTCCGGTAAACACCCGTCCGAGATCATAGTTTCCAAGAACTCAATAGCTAAATCTAACCTACCTTCTCTACAAAACGCAGCGATCAAAGGATCGTAGCTATAAGCATCAGGGCTTAACCCTTTCTCCTTCATAAGCTTAAGCAGATTCAACGCTTCTTCGATCTTTCCATCTCGACATAGAGTAGTAATCAAAATGCTATAAGTCACAACATTAGGATCACACTTCTCTGAAAACATCTTAGTCATaagcttctctccttcttcccatTTCCCTTGATTCAAAAGAGCTCGAAGCAAGATGTTATAAGAGATCACATCAGGCTCACAACCTCTCAATTCAAGATTCCTAACCATCTCAAACGCACGATCCACCATCCCTTCTTTACACATTCCTCTAATGATTGTGTTGTAAGTAAACATATCAGGTTTTAACCCTCTAGACAACATCTCATCCAAAAGCTTCAACGCTTCATCAACTCCGCCTTCAAGCATCGTTGCTTCGATCAAAATCGTGTAAGTAATCACAGTAGGTTGACAGTTATCACTTAACAACTGATCCAAAACCTTCAAAGCAAGAACAAGTTTGCCTCTACTACACAAACTACCAATCATTATGTTGTAAGTGACAGTATCTGGCGAAAAGCCTTTACTTCTCATCCTATCAAGAACTCTGGTAGCATCATCGATTCGATTCATCTTACAAAACCCATTAATCAACGCGTTGTAAGCAAAAACATCAGGCTGTCCGAATTTCTCAAGAATCTCCATAACCCTAACAGCTTTTGGAATGTTTCTTAGAGTGAAGAAACCTTTAATGAGCTTAGTGCAGAGTATCACATCGGGATTGTAACCTTTACGTACCATGCTCTCGAGTAAGTGCAGAGACTCGATGTAGTTCCCTGAACGACATGATCGATGGAAGATTTTGAGCATCTGTGTGTCTCTAAACCCGAGAGAATGTTGTTGTCTTCGTTCGGTGGGAACTGTTGCGTCTTGTGTTGTGGCGGCTTGAAGGTTTCTCGCCCCTGAAGATGAAAAGGATTTTTGAACATTGTCGTGGTTAGGGTTAGAGTTTGAGAAGCTTAAGAGGGAGGTTCGATTGTGAGATAGTAGCAGCAGTCCGTGAGAAGAATTTGAACAGTGTTTCTGAGTTTTGGAGTAGAAAGGGATGGTGAAACCAACGAGTTCAGAGGAGAATGGAGTCATCTTCTAgataaagtttcgattttttcaTGGAAGGATAGTGTTGTGGGCAAAAACAGAGTGAATTGGGGAATTCAGACAAAAGAATCGAGATGCAAAACGGCAGAGATAATGCGAAAAGTTCGGATTTTTAGAAGAGAGAAGTGGGGAAAAAACAGAGCAGAGGAACATCCACCACTCGTTTTTGCAATCTCTCAATGCAAtcctttaaatatttttcctgaGGTTAGGATAAGAGTCCCAAAGCCAAAATCCAATTTTGTACTTTCGTACTTCAGTGACATTTGTCAAAGTCTCAAAAAGACATTACATTGACACGAAACGGCGGCGTTTGTAATAAGGTTACATTCAACTTTGGGCTTAAGATACCTTTGTCCCAAAAAATAAGCCTATACTGTAGATGTGTGCTGATGTTGTTGAACACTTGAACTAGAGATTGTATCTAATTAATGtcgtttcaaatatataaatttctaaggaaaatatatttctaGATATGAAGGGTTACCTGCTCAATTAATCTCTATACCGCTTACATGAGACCCTCTTTCTGAGTCAGACGGATTACAAGGATATGTATGCTAGAATgtatatcctcttcttcttcttcttcttcttcttcttcttcttcttcttcttcttcttcttcttcttcttcttcttcttcttcttcttcttcttgctacAATCATTAGCAGGTGAAGCTACCAGCATGACctagtctctctctctaagCTTTGAtcatagattctttttttttttttcttttttgagcaAAAGATCATAGATTCTTATAAGAACAAGAAATATAGAAAATCCTAATTTACTTATTATGTGAAACTTAAGAGAGGAAGACAAGATCATGCTGGCAGCTTAACTGCTACTGGTACATggtatatacatacataaatacgAGTATACTTGGATTTGTGTATGTGCTTTTGTTGTGTTAGTTTCTTGTTTCTCGTGTGagtagtgagagagagagagaaggagggtatatatagtagtatgcGCAGAGTGTGATCTGTGACTGATCAAATCATTATTTGAACATTGTTATAATACATAATACGTTTATTAAACTGTTGTTATGTTTACTAGTCGGTCTTAATTATTTATGTGAATTTTAAGCTCTTTCATTCAAACTTTTTGTGTTTGGTCCTCAGAAGATTAAGGCAAAATTATTAAGATACACGtgtctataattttattttcaaggGAAAAGAGAAAAGCTTAATTGGTAATGATTCATATTTACATATGTTAGGTTGTTAACCAATACAACcattttcatttacttttttgtattatatgtttttttccatttcattATAGATGTAGTTTTCACCTTCTCACacatgggaaaaaaaaaattaacataccATCAAATGATAGAGTGTACTATATAGATTTTTCCCAATGACACTGTAAATTTTCTAATCTATTAATATTGcatttagtaaaaataaatagagaactttagtttgaattttgaattgaaaagtgaaaagatcaaataatatttacattttgaaAACGATTTAGTAAGTATTTTGTAGTATGTTTAAACAAAGAAAGCATTTGGGGAGTTGCAAAAGTGAGAACATGAACTTGTGGTCCCGTCATTAATTACAGATAAAAGAAGATGCAAATTGAATATTGTCACGCCTAAAGACAACGCATGCTGACAGATACAACACCATTCTCTAATACTATATACttagaaagtgaaaaaaattaGACACAAGATTTATTATTTCTCATCCAAGGTTATATTCATGCACCAAGCTAACTAACCAGTCACATGCATACCTCATCGAAGAACCAAACATTGTTATTTAAATGCGTATGCAACAAGAGGAtcgtcattttttttgtttgcattacGTGAACATAATGACCTATTATATATCACAAACTGTCAGTGATATCAGTAATTAATCACTCGCAAAATTTCAGAACATTTTCTAATGTTATCATGAATGTTCTGAACCAAATATGTCACAGTTCCATCAGTGCGCAACATAGTTCGAATTGTCAACCATTCTATACTAAAGAagagagaccaaaaaaaaaagtattgcaTTAGGGTTTCTTTATAGCGAAAGTGTTTTGATCTTAATCTCTCCAGAAGAAAATGATTGATAATAACTCGCTCTAAAGTGTAGTAAACCCTCTAAAGTGCTCAATTGTACAGTCATTTATATAGTTCGCAACTTCGCATCATCATATACGACAATTAGAGTAGTACTGTATAATCTTTAAGGATGGTGTGTTAGCATGTGAACCATGAACTGTAAGACTGCAAAAGTGTGATGATGAAAAGCATagtttatttcaatttttttggttagaaacTTTGGAACACAGTTAAGTAATTAATGGGTGAGTTCATACACGCATACTTAGATACCGTTTCACTTTCGGCTAAGAAAGTTAAATCTTTTACTTATATTCCACTTTTTGGTtattataatgtataatatatgtCGTTGgttgcttagccaacaaagCCTCTATTACCCAATCACATGCAAGTCATTAAACAATGCTAAGTAATTTGATATCGTCGAGAAAAATGAATGATTAACTAACCTATTCTCATTATTTTTAGATTATGGGATTTgattgaaactttttatttcCTGATTATTTGATTTCtgctattatttttgttaaagctGATTATCATTCTTTAAATGAGTTACATTCTTGATGTTAAGTCTAGTTAAAAAGTCTATACCAGACACGTAATGCTGTGAAACAGTGACCGTTGTTATAATCATTGTGAAATTGGTTTCCGGTTTAAGCTTTGACTGATAAGGTAAAATGTCGCAATCGGTAGTAATTAACGGCCGACCGTTGTACAACagtaagaaaaggagaaaaccaCTGTTGGAAAACACAGCACATTACATTGATTGGGCTAATTTAATGTGACGACATTAGGCCTCACTACAAATATACTGAAATCTCTCTTTGTTATACACGATTTTTTAGGAATACactacaaatatacaaatatcttTTAGTAATACACGAGTTTtacatttcatttcattttgttCGCAGTCCGGAGATTCAtacattcatatttttttttttgcaagagatgaaaaaaaaataacttttaaaatagtagaagattcatcatcaatagTTCAATATAATGAAATAACTGAAGTAAAATAACTTGGAAATACCGGCAAAAAGGCACCTAATAAATGGTCTCTATTTCTcaagagacaaagaagaaagagaagtaaaagaGAAACCAATATGGTCCGAAATCCTAATCCTCTCCAAATCTCacttaagaacaaaaaatcatGTCAATATATCGAGTTTGAGCTAAACTACCAAGTATTACTTTCACTACATGTGATTGAAGAAACTAAGCGCCAACTGCAGGTGCAGCTGAAATCGGCTGTTCCGCATCACCAGGCCATGCGCCGTCAGGGATTTGAGCAGTGGTCCATTCACCAACCATATATTCTGGAGCAGGCAAGCCAAAATCAATCTGTGGTGCAGCTTCTTCATCCCCTTCTTCCTTAACTTCTTCAGGCTCCCTGTAGAAAAACAGATCCACCTACACCAACATAAACAAGTCAAGATTTTGTTAGGTGTTGTTGGACTAGATCAGctaaatcataataagagaatTCTAAAAAGATATGGATAACTCGACTTTACCATGACATCCCATTTCTGAGCTGGACGAATGGTTCCACGCATTTGGAGAACCATACGAGCCAAAAGCCAAAACAGGCAACCAATGCTGTGTTTTCCCTTGTTGTTAGCAGGAATACCAATGTCTACGAACCCCATTGGAGAATCCGTGTCACAGAAGGCAATGGTTGGAATGTTTCCCAAAGCACCTTCCTTAATTGGCTGgcaacacaaaaccaaaaaacagcATTAGCAAAACCTAAACCTACAAACTTGATTAAAAACAGAGAAGTTATAAACAAATCTATTTTACCTGATGGTCGGTTCTTGGGTCGGTGAGAATCAACAACCTTGGCTCACTGAAAGAAGTCTGCATCTGGTTAGTGAAGGTACCAGGAGTGTGTCTTCCAGCAATAGCAGTAGCACCAGTATACTGAGCAAACTTCAAGACAGCTCTTTGCCCATAAGGCCTAGCTGATTGAACAATAATGTCTTTTGGGTTTTCAATTGCTACAATAACCCTAGCAGCCATCTGAAGCTTATCCCATGTCTTTCCTAGGTTGATAATGTAAATACCTAAAGCAATAAACAAAACTCGATAAATACAGAAGCTTAACGTCTAATCCAAGCAAAGCTGTAGGTGAGATTGGTTTCTCAATTTAAATACCCAAAAACTATGTAAATTGGAGGAACTATCAAGTCGAAAGCTAAGAGATCAATATAGAATACATGAACGTTGAAACGTTGcgtctatatatacaattatgtGCAGAATGAAGTTTGGAAGAAAGATGAGAGTGTTACCGTCGTTGCGTCTATTGAAGACATAACGATCCATCTGATAATTGCAGTTTTTAGTGCCAAGGTGAACATCGGCTGATAACATCATCTGGATATCAGCTTCTTTCTCAGAGAGCTGAGCAGCCGCCGTAGCTCCTCCGTTCGCCGCCAT
The Camelina sativa cultivar DH55 chromosome 15, Cs, whole genome shotgun sequence DNA segment above includes these coding regions:
- the LOC104748013 gene encoding pentatricopeptide repeat-containing protein At3g04750, mitochondrial; translation: MLCRRVIRLFATETGSKKTWDPVQCLQFNHQSLVLLENCNSRNQFKQVLAQIMRFNLIGDTFPMSRLILFSAITYPENIDLAKLLFLNFTPNPNVFVYNTMISAVSSSKKECFGLYGSMIRDCVTPDRHTFLYVMKASSFLSEVKQIHCHIIVSGCLSLGNYLWNSLVKLYMELGSLGFAEKVFDIMPEPDVSSFNVMIVGYAKKGFSLEALELYYKMVGDGIEPDEYAVLGLLVCSGHLSDIRLGKGVHGWIERRRPCHSSNLILSNALLDMYFKCKEPGLAKRAFDAMIKKDMRSWNTMVGGFVRLGDMEAAQAVFDQMPKRDLVSWNTLLFGYSDKGCEQRAVRGLFYEMMVAEKVKPDRVTMVSLISGAANNGDLSLGRWVHGLVIRLQLKGDAFLSSALIDMYCKCGIIEQAFMVFKTATEKDVALWTSMITGLAFHGNGQQALQLFKRMQEEGVMPNKVTLLAVLTACSHGGLVEEGLHVFNHMKEKFGFDPETEHYGSLVDLLCRAGRVEEAKDLMQKKMPMRPSQSMWGSILSACRGGEDIETAEMALTELLKLEPEKEGGYVLLSNLYATVGRWGYSDKTREAMESRGVKKSAGYSSVVGVGGIHSFVAAEKQNHPRWLEIKGILQHLHDEMKSKNWISWTCW
- the LOC104744586 gene encoding 40S ribosomal protein Sa-2, yielding MAANGGATAAAQLSEKEADIQMMLSADVHLGTKNCNYQMDRYVFNRRNDGIYIINLGKTWDKLQMAARVIVAIENPKDIIVQSARPYGQRAVLKFAQYTGATAIAGRHTPGTFTNQMQTSFSEPRLLILTDPRTDHQPIKEGALGNIPTIAFCDTDSPMGFVDIGIPANNKGKHSIGCLFWLLARMVLQMRGTIRPAQKWDVMVDLFFYREPEEVKEEGDEEAAPQIDFGLPAPEYMVGEWTTAQIPDGAWPGDAEQPISAAPAVGA
- the LOC104744585 gene encoding pentatricopeptide repeat-containing protein At3g04760, chloroplastic-like, whose amino-acid sequence is MTPFSSELVGFTIPFYSKTQKHCSNSSHGLLLLSHNRTSLLSFSNSNPNHDNVQKSFSSSGARNLQAATTQDATVPTERRQQHSLGFRDTQMLKIFHRSCRSGNYIESLHLLESMVRKGYNPDVILCTKLIKGFFTLRNIPKAVRVMEILEKFGQPDVFAYNALINGFCKMNRIDDATRVLDRMRSKGFSPDTVTYNIMIGSLCSRGKLVLALKVLDQLLSDNCQPTVITYTILIEATMLEGGVDEALKLLDEMLSRGLKPDMFTYNTIIRGMCKEGMVDRAFEMVRNLELRGCEPDVISYNILLRALLNQGKWEEGEKLMTKMFSEKCDPNVVTYSILITTLCRDGKIEEALNLLKLMKEKGLSPDAYSYDPLIAAFCREGRLDLAIEFLETMISDGCLPDIVNYNTVLATLCKNGKADQALEIFGKLGEVGCSPNSSSYNTMFSALWSSGDKIRALHMISEMVTHGIDPDEITYNSMISCLCREGMVDEAYDLLVDMRSCEFQPSVVTYNIVLLGFCKTHRIVDAIDVLESMVRNGCKPNESTYTVLIEGIGFAGYRAEAMELANDLVRIDAISDYSFKRLHRTFPLLNVLQRSSHTSSGH